The Xiphophorus maculatus strain JP 163 A chromosome 23, X_maculatus-5.0-male, whole genome shotgun sequence genome contains a region encoding:
- the gabra4 gene encoding gamma-aminobutyric acid receptor subunit alpha-4 yields MLFAKKKEMVTATRPAFIRTLVYFFCLTTCAKTISGQSRKDERIYPENFTRILDRLLDGYDNRLRPGFGGPVTEVKTDIYVTSFGPVSDVEMEYTMDVFFRQTWVDRRLMYEGPVEILRLNNLMVTKVWTPDTFFRNGKRSVAHNMTAPNKLFRIMKNGTILYTMRLTISAECPMKLVDFPMDGHACPLKFGSYAYPKTEMIYTWTKGPQHSVEVPPESSSLVQYDLIGQTVSSETIKSITGEYVVMTVYFHLKRKMGYFMIQTYIPCIMTVILSQVSFWINKESVPARTVFGITTVLTMTTLSISARHSLPKVSYATAMDWFIAVCFAFVFSALIEFAAVNYFTNAQIERAKKKPGKCPPVPQSTPVKVKDTEEVQQQVLDTNGSLRKRMNYISHQDLAGQPRAQSTTNISGLGRGRRLRALAGGANSSSSTLSRSSPKSESLLSVASSSAQLMKGTPQPAASSPDVMAGTPAPALQHLLGPKLERIQMMGNKLEPKQTPCSQPTAAGMGGTSKIDKYARILFPVSFGAFNMVYWVVYLSKDTVVAKGG; encoded by the exons ATGCTGTTCGCAAAGAAGAAGGAGATGGTGACGGCGACGAGACCCGCGTTCATTCGGACCCTGGtctactttttctgtttgacgACTTG TGCGAAAACAATCTCCGGACAATCAAGGAAGGATGAGAGGATTTACCCGGAGAATTTCACTCGGATTTTGGACCGACTCCTGGACGGCTACGACAACAGGCTGCGACCTGGATTCGGAG GTCCTGTGACAGAGGTGAAGACTGACATTTATGTGACAAGTTTTGGGCCAGTCTCAGACGTTGAAATG GAATACACTATGGATGTATTCTTTCGGCAGACCTGGGTTGATCGGAGATTGATGTACGAGGGTCCAGTGGAGATACTGAGACTTAACAACCTGATGGTGACCAAGGTCTGGACACCGGACACTTTCTTCAGGAACGGCAAGCGGTCAGTCGCCCACAACATGACCGCGCCCAACAAGCTCTTCCGCATCATGAAGAACGGCACCATCCTTTACACCATGag GTTGACCATTAGCGCCGAGTGTCCCATGAAGCTGGTGGATTTCCCCATGGACGGACATGCCTGCCCCCTCAAGTTTGGAAGCT ACGCCTATCCCAAAACGGAGATGATCTACACTTGGACCAAAGGGCCTCAGCATTCGGTGGAGGTCCCTCCCGAGTCCTCCAGCCTCGTCCAGTACGATCTCATCGGCCAGACGGTTTCCAGCGAGACCATTAAATCAATCACAG GCGAATATGTGGTGATGACGGTCTACTTCCACTTGAAGCGGAAGATGGGCTACTTCATGATCCAGACGTACATCCCCTGCATAATGACAGTCATCCTCTCTCAAGTGTCCTTCTGGATAAACAAGGAGTCGGTCCCGGCGCGGACCGTTTTTG gcatCACCACCGTCCTGACCATGACGACACTCAGCATCAGCGCCCGCCACTCTCTCCCCAAGGTCTCGTACGCAACCGCCATGGACTGGTTCATCGCCGTCTGCTTCGCCTTTGTCTTCTCTGCCCTCATCGAGTTCGCCGCCGTCAACTATTTCACCAACGCACAGATTGAGAGGGCCAAGAAGAAGCCAGGCAAGTGTCCCCCCGTGCCCCAAAGCACGCCCGTCAAGGTGAAGGACACAGAGGAAGTGCAGCag CAAGTTCTCGACACCAACGGTTCTCTGAGGAAACGGATGAATTACATCTCGCACCAAGACCTGGCGGGCCAGCCGAGAGCCCAGTCCACCACCAACATCTCAGGGCTGGGAAGAGGAAGGCGGCTGAGAGCTCTGGCTGGCGGCGCCAACAGCAGCTCCTCCACTCTCTCCCGCTCCAGCCCCAAGTCCGAGAGCCTGCTGAGCGTGGCCTCGTCCTCGGCGCAGCTGATGAAGGGCACGCCTCAGCCCGCGGCGTCCAGCCCGGACGTGATGGCGGGGACGCCAGCACCTGCTCTGCAGCACCTGCTCGGGCCCAAGCTGGAGCGAATCCAGATGATGGGCAACAAGCTGGAGCCGAAGCAGACGCCCTGCTCCCAGCCGACCGCCGCCGGCATGGGCGGAACCAGCAAAATTGACAAATACGCCCGGATCCTGTTCCCGGTGTCCTTTGGGGCGTTCAACATGGTCTACTGGGTGGTCTACCTGTCGAAAGACACAGTGGTGGCCAAAGGGGGATAA